From Novosphingobium sp. 9, the proteins below share one genomic window:
- a CDS encoding tannase/feruloyl esterase family alpha/beta hydrolase, whose protein sequence is MSKHRTLYLGALMAGTVVTSTALASVWAISGASASATAPEPVGTMPVFATVPASLTRTQSAFAAPCRALAKAAIPGGTVLSAQPVSTAKGAAFIPNVSYRPLPQTAAMTLPDFCRVTVRMTPVTGSSIEAEVWLPASAKWNQRYLGTGNGGPGGAIAYYGMVSGLLRGFAVANTDLGTAPVSTQATIYPATARPESGVDLGHRADHQMTVAAKTLIRAFYGHDAITSVFSGCSTGGQEALALAQRYPTDYDGILAGAPANNRTHLHAYFLWNFMAQQAAGGRLSAAKLEMVHNHVLAACAGHDGGRASDDFLTDPRQCHFDIETLPKCSGSDDGPGCLTQPEFTALRKLYAGPTNPRTGERIFAGVPFGVDWSGVLAHGSTAWQNIDSYTWNWTFKPGYDYRGFDFDRDLDQVDANSASYLNSNSADLTAFRNHGGKLILYTGTADPHIPYPDTMHYYERVVAANGGDLAATQQFARYFLAPGMGHCEGGAGFGDFGQGASVPGRIDNDLLLQLVRWVEKNRAPAPVARQFDAGGSKELAERPLCAYPAFPEYTSGNPSLATSYRCVPHPRGDVPTPAPRYLNAP, encoded by the coding sequence ATGAGCAAGCACCGCACCCTCTATCTCGGCGCGCTGATGGCGGGCACTGTCGTCACGTCGACGGCGTTGGCGTCGGTCTGGGCGATCAGCGGCGCTTCGGCATCGGCCACTGCGCCAGAGCCGGTCGGCACGATGCCGGTCTTCGCCACGGTCCCCGCCAGCCTGACGCGCACCCAAAGCGCTTTCGCCGCACCGTGCCGCGCGCTTGCCAAGGCCGCGATACCGGGTGGCACCGTGCTGTCCGCGCAGCCGGTGAGCACGGCCAAGGGCGCGGCGTTCATTCCGAACGTCTCCTACCGTCCACTGCCGCAGACCGCCGCGATGACACTGCCCGACTTCTGCCGGGTGACGGTGCGCATGACGCCGGTGACGGGCAGCAGCATTGAGGCCGAAGTCTGGTTGCCCGCGAGCGCCAAATGGAACCAGCGCTACCTCGGCACCGGCAACGGCGGACCGGGCGGCGCGATCGCCTACTATGGCATGGTCTCGGGCCTGCTGCGTGGCTTTGCCGTCGCCAACACAGACCTCGGCACCGCGCCGGTCTCCACGCAGGCGACGATCTATCCGGCCACCGCACGGCCCGAAAGCGGCGTCGATCTGGGGCACCGCGCCGATCACCAGATGACCGTGGCGGCCAAGACGCTGATCCGCGCATTCTATGGCCACGATGCGATCACCTCGGTATTCTCCGGCTGCTCGACCGGCGGACAGGAAGCGCTGGCGCTCGCCCAGCGCTATCCGACCGATTACGACGGCATCCTTGCAGGCGCGCCTGCCAACAACCGCACGCACTTGCATGCCTACTTCCTGTGGAACTTCATGGCCCAGCAGGCGGCGGGCGGTCGGCTGAGCGCGGCCAAGCTGGAGATGGTCCACAACCATGTGCTGGCCGCCTGTGCAGGCCACGACGGCGGCCGCGCGTCCGACGATTTCCTGACCGACCCGCGCCAGTGCCACTTCGATATCGAAACACTGCCCAAGTGCAGCGGCAGCGACGACGGCCCTGGTTGCCTGACCCAGCCCGAGTTCACCGCGCTGCGCAAGCTCTATGCCGGGCCGACCAATCCGCGTACCGGGGAGCGGATCTTCGCAGGCGTGCCCTTCGGCGTGGACTGGTCCGGCGTGCTCGCCCACGGCAGCACCGCGTGGCAGAACATCGATTCCTACACCTGGAACTGGACCTTCAAGCCGGGTTACGATTATCGCGGCTTCGATTTCGACCGCGATCTCGATCAGGTGGACGCCAACAGCGCCTCGTACCTCAATTCGAACAGCGCGGACCTGACCGCGTTCCGCAACCACGGCGGCAAGCTGATCCTTTATACCGGCACGGCGGACCCGCACATCCCATACCCCGACACCATGCATTACTACGAGCGCGTGGTCGCCGCGAACGGCGGCGATCTGGCGGCGACGCAGCAGTTCGCGCGCTATTTCCTCGCGCCCGGCATGGGGCACTGTGAGGGCGGCGCGGGTTTCGGCGATTTCGGTCAGGGCGCAAGCGTGCCGGGCCGGATCGACAACGACCTGCTGCTCCAGCTGGTCCGCTGGGTGGAGAAGAACCGCGCGCCTGCGCCGGTCGCCCGCCAGTTCGATGCTGGCGGGAGCAAGGAACTCGCCGAGCGGCCCCTGTGCGCCTATCCGGCTTTCCCGGAATACACGAGCGGCAACCCGTCGCTGGCAACGAGCTATCGCTGCGTGCCGCATCCGCGCGGCGACGTGCCCACTCCGGCGCCGCGCTATCTCAACGCGCCGTAA
- a CDS encoding M20 aminoacylase family protein, protein MTLISEIESTVGAQMLDWRHRLHAAPELAYHEHETAALVAEALTEMGLEVHTGIAGTGVVATLRRGDGPTLGLRADMDALPVHECGGAERGHASQRPGVMHACGHDGHVAMLLGAARVLAKDESLKGTIHFIFQPAEECGGGGAAMIADGLFDRFACDEVYALHNWPGLPAGHIAVQPGPMMASLDTFGITITGKGAHAAMPHLARDPVVAGAQAVLALQTIVSRNVDPLDALVVTVTQAHAGDADNVIPPEMILRGTIRCFTGEVRAYAHERVREICAGIGAATGCEMTFALDAGYPATINAAPQAVRAAQAAEALVGEDRVRREIRPSMASEDFSFMLQAVPGAYAWLGIGEGAAPLHNPAYDFADEVLSVGAAYWVTLARQMLGA, encoded by the coding sequence ATGACCCTGATTTCCGAGATCGAGAGCACCGTGGGCGCGCAGATGCTGGACTGGCGCCACCGCCTCCACGCCGCGCCCGAACTGGCCTATCACGAGCATGAGACCGCCGCGCTGGTCGCCGAAGCGCTCACCGAGATGGGGCTGGAGGTCCACACCGGCATCGCCGGGACCGGCGTGGTCGCCACGCTGCGCCGGGGCGATGGTCCAACGTTGGGCCTGCGCGCCGATATGGACGCACTGCCGGTCCACGAATGCGGCGGCGCAGAGCGCGGCCATGCCTCGCAGCGCCCCGGCGTGATGCACGCCTGCGGGCACGACGGCCACGTCGCCATGCTGCTCGGCGCGGCGCGGGTGCTGGCGAAAGACGAGAGCCTCAAGGGCACCATCCACTTCATCTTCCAGCCCGCCGAGGAATGCGGCGGCGGCGGCGCGGCGATGATCGCGGACGGGTTGTTCGATCGCTTCGCGTGCGACGAGGTCTATGCCCTGCACAACTGGCCGGGGCTGCCCGCAGGCCATATCGCGGTGCAGCCGGGGCCGATGATGGCCTCGCTCGATACCTTCGGCATCACCATCACCGGCAAGGGCGCGCACGCCGCGATGCCCCACCTTGCGCGCGATCCGGTGGTGGCGGGCGCGCAGGCGGTCCTCGCGCTCCAGACCATCGTCAGCCGCAATGTCGATCCGCTCGACGCGCTGGTGGTGACGGTGACGCAGGCGCATGCGGGCGATGCCGATAACGTGATCCCGCCCGAGATGATCCTGCGCGGCACGATCCGCTGCTTCACGGGCGAGGTGCGTGCCTACGCCCACGAACGCGTGCGCGAGATCTGCGCCGGGATCGGCGCGGCGACCGGCTGCGAGATGACCTTCGCGCTCGATGCCGGATATCCCGCGACGATCAACGCCGCCCCGCAGGCGGTCCGCGCGGCACAGGCCGCCGAGGCGCTGGTGGGCGAAGACAGGGTGCGCCGCGAGATCCGCCCGTCGATGGCGTCTGAGGATTTCTCCTTCATGCTGCAGGCGGTGCCGGGGGCCTACGCCTGGCTCGGCATCGGCGAAGGCGCCGCGCCGCTGCACAATCCCGCCTACGATTTCGCCGACGAGGTGCTGTCCGTCGGTGCCGCCTACTGGGTCACGCTGGCGCGGCAGATGCTGGGCGCCTGA
- a CDS encoding efflux transporter outer membrane subunit, which translates to MRTSIKTSALTRTAALLAPGLLLAGCNMAPKYVRPDLPVPATPAVVSGVQSTAETASAVTDQTLPLGWERFFTDARLRQVLQLSLANNRDLRIAIAHVAEARAQAKVQGAELFPTIAAGGTAEIERTPPGLGATGGDATRYNLYQAQVGVSAWEVDLFGRVRNLTQAAQETYFASAETRRAAQVTLVSEVADAWLQIGADRQQLEIAKNTAAAYEQTLKITQGRAAMGVASDLDVHQAETSYQQARADIASLTTSVAQDRNALDLLVGATVDDALLPNGQNGDDATIAQLPAGLASTVLLKRPDVVSAEHQLRSADANIGAARAAFFPQISLTAAFGTLSLGLSNLFGHNSQNWSVEPSVTLPIFDAGRNLGNLRYAKAERDEMVATYEKAVQTAFREVADALARRATIGDQLDADTKQASAANSALTIAQARYEKGVDTFLTTLDSQRTLYTAQQALVSTQLEKQTNAVELYRALGGGLDAPEAGPSQ; encoded by the coding sequence ATGCGTACATCGATCAAGACGTCAGCATTGACCCGGACTGCGGCTCTGTTGGCTCCGGGCCTTTTGCTGGCGGGGTGCAACATGGCACCCAAATACGTACGCCCTGACCTGCCGGTTCCGGCGACGCCCGCAGTCGTGTCCGGCGTGCAGAGCACGGCTGAAACCGCTTCGGCGGTAACCGACCAGACCTTGCCGCTGGGCTGGGAGCGCTTCTTCACCGATGCGCGCCTGCGCCAGGTGCTCCAGCTCTCGCTCGCCAACAACCGCGACTTACGCATTGCCATCGCCCATGTGGCCGAGGCGCGTGCGCAGGCCAAGGTGCAGGGCGCAGAACTGTTCCCGACCATCGCTGCCGGGGGCACCGCCGAAATCGAACGCACGCCTCCGGGACTGGGCGCAACGGGTGGGGATGCGACACGTTACAATCTCTACCAGGCACAGGTCGGTGTTTCGGCATGGGAGGTCGATCTCTTCGGCCGGGTACGCAACCTGACGCAGGCGGCCCAGGAGACCTACTTCGCCAGCGCCGAGACGCGACGCGCGGCGCAAGTCACGCTGGTGTCCGAAGTGGCCGACGCCTGGCTGCAGATCGGTGCCGATCGCCAGCAGCTGGAGATCGCGAAGAACACCGCTGCCGCTTATGAGCAGACGCTGAAGATCACGCAGGGTCGCGCGGCGATGGGTGTCGCCTCTGACCTTGACGTGCATCAGGCCGAGACGAGCTATCAGCAGGCGCGCGCCGATATTGCCAGCCTGACGACGAGTGTTGCGCAGGATCGCAACGCACTCGATCTGCTGGTCGGTGCGACGGTCGATGATGCCCTGCTGCCCAATGGCCAGAATGGCGACGATGCGACCATCGCACAGCTTCCGGCAGGCCTGGCCTCAACAGTGTTGCTCAAGCGCCCCGACGTGGTCTCGGCGGAGCACCAACTCAGGAGTGCCGATGCCAATATCGGTGCTGCGCGCGCGGCATTCTTTCCGCAGATATCGCTGACGGCGGCGTTCGGTACGCTGAGCCTGGGACTGTCCAATCTGTTTGGGCATAACAGCCAGAACTGGTCAGTGGAGCCGAGTGTGACCCTGCCAATCTTCGATGCAGGGCGCAATCTTGGCAATCTGCGTTACGCCAAGGCCGAGCGCGACGAGATGGTCGCGACCTATGAGAAGGCCGTGCAGACGGCGTTCCGTGAAGTCGCCGATGCACTCGCCCGCCGGGCGACGATCGGCGACCAGCTTGATGCGGACACCAAGCAGGCGAGTGCCGCCAACAGCGCACTCACCATTGCGCAGGCTCGCTACGAGAAGGGCGTCGATACGTTCCTGACCACGCTCGACAGCCAGCGCACCCTCTATACTGCGCAGCAGGCTCTTGTCTCGACACAACTCGAAAAACAGACCAACGCTGTCGAACTCTATCGCGCGCTCGGCGGTGGCCTCGATGCGCCAGAGGCTGGACCTAGCCAATAA
- a CDS encoding DUF3100 domain-containing protein: MSALATVEPEAKSGGRLRLVAGMALIVLVAELVGPVAIPLPVGAVTLLPLLWALLLGAGWGLASGTLRLPAALTLPPALQARAGHLLQFALMLFVVKLGLMVGTSVPRVLESGTGLVFQEFGHFLGTMVFGLPVALLLGIKREAIGATFSVGREPSLAIIAERFGMQSAEGRGVLAEYLTGTVFGAVFIAVLASVLTALHVFDPVAMAMGSGVGSGSMMAAAAGAIAAQQPPEMAKDIAAFAAASNIITTTIGTWFTLFISLPATLFAYRVLEPILGRRTKASADTSPDDLDAPDFEQGSDLGPVAIGLCWLACAVMAVIANALNYKGAIDGATFAAAAITVVIALASTLIARALPVKIPVVLWCSLFGMAATYPAFPWAPVLEEVTGKLNFMALSTPILAFAGLSLAKDIPAFRRLGWRIVVVSLCANAGTFIGATLIAQFFEHHPI, translated from the coding sequence GTGTCCGCGTTGGCGACGGTAGAGCCTGAGGCAAAATCGGGGGGCAGGCTGCGCCTCGTGGCGGGCATGGCGCTGATCGTGCTGGTGGCCGAACTGGTGGGGCCGGTGGCGATCCCGCTGCCGGTAGGGGCGGTCACGCTGCTGCCGCTGCTCTGGGCGCTGCTGCTGGGCGCGGGTTGGGGGCTCGCGTCCGGTACGCTCCGGCTGCCCGCCGCGCTCACCCTTCCCCCTGCGCTTCAGGCCCGCGCGGGGCACCTGCTCCAGTTCGCGCTGATGCTGTTCGTGGTCAAGCTGGGCCTGATGGTGGGCACCTCGGTCCCGCGCGTGCTGGAGAGCGGCACGGGGCTGGTGTTCCAGGAATTCGGGCACTTCCTGGGCACCATGGTGTTCGGCCTGCCGGTCGCGCTGCTGCTGGGCATCAAGCGCGAGGCGATCGGCGCGACGTTCTCGGTCGGGCGCGAGCCAAGCCTCGCGATCATCGCCGAACGCTTCGGCATGCAGTCGGCCGAGGGGCGCGGGGTACTGGCGGAGTACCTGACCGGCACCGTGTTCGGGGCTGTGTTCATCGCCGTGCTCGCCTCGGTGCTGACCGCGCTGCATGTGTTCGATCCGGTGGCGATGGCGATGGGCTCAGGCGTCGGTTCGGGCAGCATGATGGCGGCCGCCGCCGGTGCCATCGCCGCGCAGCAACCGCCCGAAATGGCCAAGGACATCGCCGCCTTCGCCGCTGCCAGCAACATCATCACCACCACGATCGGTACGTGGTTCACGCTGTTCATCTCGCTGCCCGCGACGCTGTTTGCCTATCGCGTGCTCGAACCGATCCTCGGTCGCCGCACCAAGGCGAGCGCGGATACCTCCCCCGACGATCTGGACGCGCCCGATTTCGAGCAGGGCAGCGATCTTGGTCCCGTGGCCATCGGTCTGTGCTGGCTGGCCTGCGCGGTGATGGCGGTGATCGCCAATGCGCTGAACTACAAGGGCGCGATCGACGGGGCGACGTTTGCCGCTGCCGCGATCACCGTGGTCATCGCGCTGGCCTCGACGCTGATCGCGCGGGCGCTGCCGGTGAAGATCCCGGTCGTCCTGTGGTGTTCGCTGTTCGGCATGGCCGCGACCTACCCGGCATTCCCGTGGGCGCCGGTGCTGGAAGAGGTGACGGGCAAGCTCAACTTCATGGCGCTGTCCACGCCGATCCTCGCCTTCGCGGGGCTTTCGCTCGCCAAGGATATTCCCGCGTTCCGGCGGCTGGGCTGGCGGATCGTCGTCGTCTCGCTCTGCGCCAATGCGGGCACCTTCATCGGCGCGACGCTGATCGCGCAGTTCTTCGAACACCACCCGATCTGA
- a CDS encoding TonB-dependent receptor, with the protein MATSTALSFATVAHAQTQPAAVADDVPGDIVVTAQKRDERSIDVPASITSIGGAKLEAMQVKQLTDLVSTVPGLSISNYGGPGMNSIQLRGLSGSFLDDFAGPLVATYIDDLPVGSSTAAGRGNLFTLDLQPYDMDAVEILRGPQGTLYGANSMGGLIKYTLKKPDLNKFEGRAGATVGYTNGAGGLSWSPRAAINAPIVDGVLAVRASAFYSKTPGYIDNVGTGVKNANSSKSYGGRFALLWQATDRLKLHGGVLYQKSDADDVATVLVTADGLHPVYGPQKTYSDLPTAINQKTVDYTAGADYDLDFATLTTSAGWVAMDTLLNQDLTEAYAAYNPAENGKTRFGLASTVRKFTSETRLTSSAKARLEYTVGFYYTNERAGEDTNFQALDANLVPVPDFTLLQGHSRYKYKEVAGFANATYKFSDKFDLSAGGRYTNYSQVGAASSTGLLGGATNPADTGHVGVGIWSVNGRYHFNPDFLFYGRFATGYRPGAFNSPNSSCDIPAASDPDRTDNYEAGIKGLILDRKVNFELTAYHIKWKNMQLNVSQVQGDSTCIFVTNGGSATSNGVEFSGGYQATPDLRLSATATYQDAYLDDDLPLSGGIKGDTLPLSSKWQYSVAADWKREVKEGTSLLAGASFSHKDPYVNFFEGTGHPYPFKSMNLANAYVGAELGSLTARLTVQNLFENRSYVGMQYPFRPDFGLRAVPVQPRTVTLSLDYKF; encoded by the coding sequence ATGGCCACATCCACGGCGCTGTCCTTCGCGACCGTAGCCCATGCCCAAACGCAACCCGCTGCGGTGGCGGATGATGTGCCCGGCGATATCGTCGTCACCGCCCAGAAGCGCGATGAGCGCTCGATCGACGTTCCGGCTTCGATCACCTCGATCGGCGGCGCGAAGCTGGAGGCCATGCAGGTCAAGCAGCTGACCGATCTCGTCAGCACCGTTCCGGGCCTGTCGATCTCGAACTACGGCGGCCCCGGCATGAACTCGATCCAGCTGCGCGGCCTGTCCGGCTCGTTCCTCGACGACTTCGCAGGCCCGCTCGTCGCCACCTATATCGACGATCTTCCGGTCGGCTCCTCCACCGCTGCCGGACGCGGCAACCTGTTCACGCTCGACCTCCAGCCCTACGACATGGATGCGGTCGAAATCCTGCGCGGCCCGCAGGGGACGCTCTATGGCGCGAACTCGATGGGCGGCCTCATCAAGTACACGCTCAAGAAGCCCGACCTGAACAAGTTCGAAGGCCGCGCCGGTGCCACGGTGGGCTACACCAATGGCGCAGGCGGACTTTCTTGGTCGCCGCGCGCCGCGATCAACGCGCCGATCGTCGACGGTGTGCTCGCGGTCCGCGCCAGCGCCTTCTACTCCAAGACGCCCGGCTATATCGACAACGTCGGCACCGGCGTGAAGAATGCGAACTCCTCCAAGAGTTACGGCGGGCGTTTCGCATTGCTGTGGCAGGCGACCGACCGCCTCAAGCTGCACGGCGGTGTGCTCTACCAGAAGTCCGATGCCGATGACGTGGCGACGGTGCTCGTCACAGCCGATGGCCTGCACCCGGTCTATGGTCCGCAGAAGACCTATTCGGACCTACCGACCGCCATCAACCAGAAGACCGTCGATTACACTGCCGGGGCGGACTACGATCTCGACTTCGCAACGCTGACCACCTCGGCGGGCTGGGTGGCGATGGACACCCTGCTTAACCAGGATCTGACCGAGGCCTATGCGGCCTACAACCCGGCGGAAAACGGCAAGACCCGCTTTGGCCTCGCTTCCACAGTGCGCAAGTTCACCTCGGAAACCCGCCTGACCTCCTCGGCCAAGGCCCGCCTCGAATATACGGTCGGCTTCTACTACACCAACGAACGCGCGGGCGAGGATACCAACTTCCAGGCACTCGACGCCAACCTCGTGCCCGTTCCCGATTTCACGCTGTTGCAGGGCCATTCGCGCTACAAGTACAAGGAAGTCGCCGGCTTCGCCAACGCCACCTACAAGTTCTCCGACAAGTTCGACCTGTCGGCGGGTGGACGCTACACGAACTACAGTCAGGTCGGCGCGGCGAGTTCCACCGGTCTGCTGGGCGGCGCAACCAACCCGGCGGACACCGGCCACGTCGGCGTCGGCATCTGGAGCGTCAACGGCCGCTACCACTTCAATCCGGACTTCCTGTTCTATGGCCGCTTCGCCACCGGCTATCGTCCCGGCGCGTTCAACAGTCCGAACTCGTCGTGCGACATTCCCGCCGCCAGCGATCCTGATCGCACCGACAACTACGAGGCGGGCATCAAGGGCCTGATCCTCGACCGCAAGGTGAACTTCGAGCTGACCGCCTACCACATCAAGTGGAAGAACATGCAGCTCAACGTCAGCCAGGTTCAGGGCGATTCGACCTGTATCTTCGTGACCAACGGCGGTTCGGCGACCAGCAACGGCGTCGAGTTCAGCGGCGGCTATCAGGCAACGCCGGACCTGCGCCTCTCGGCCACCGCCACCTATCAGGACGCCTACCTCGACGACGACCTGCCGCTTTCGGGCGGCATCAAGGGCGACACCCTGCCGCTGTCCTCGAAGTGGCAGTACTCGGTCGCGGCGGACTGGAAGCGCGAAGTCAAGGAGGGCACCAGCCTGCTCGCCGGGGCCAGCTTCTCGCACAAGGACCCGTATGTGAACTTCTTCGAAGGCACCGGCCATCCCTATCCGTTCAAGTCGATGAACCTCGCCAATGCCTATGTCGGCGCCGAACTCGGTTCGCTTACCGCCCGCCTGACGGTGCAGAACCTGTTCGAGAACCGTTCGTATGTCGGCATGCAGTATCCCTTCCGCCCCGATTTCGGCCTGCGCGCCGTGCCGGTTCAGCCGCGCACTGTCACGCTGAGCCTCGACTACAAGTTCTAA